The Neisseria yangbaofengii genome contains a region encoding:
- the argS gene encoding arginine--tRNA ligase yields MNLHQTVAREAEAAFTAAGIAGAPVVLQPAKNADFGDFQINGVMGAAKQAKQNPRELAQKVADALAGNAVIESAEVAGPGFINLRLHADFLAQNIQTALNDTRLGVAENAGPKTVVIDYSSPNLAKEMHVGHLRSSIIGDSISRVLEFLGDKVIRQNHVGDWGTQFGMLVAYMVEQQKDNAAFELADLEQFYRAAKVRFDESPEFADTAREYVVKLQGGDETVSALWKQFVEISLSHAQAVYDMLGLKLRPEDVAGESIYNDDLQPVVDDLVAQGLAVEDDGAKVVFLDEFKNKEGEPAAFIVQKQGGGFLYASTDLACVRHRVGRLKGERLLYVVDHRQGLHFEQLFTTSRKAGYLPQNVEAKFIGFGTMMGKDGKPFKTRSGDTVKLVDLLDEAVERATELVQSKNPDLSAEEVAQIGQTVGIGAVKYADLSKNRTSDYVFDWDAMLSFEGNTAPYLQYAYTRVQSVFKKAGDWDAAASLALAEPLEKQLALELLKFEDVLRNTAESSHPHYLAAYLYQVATLFSRFYEACPILKAEGQARNTRLQLAKLTGNTLKQGLDLLGIDTLDVM; encoded by the coding sequence ATGAATTTACACCAAACCGTAGCGCGTGAAGCCGAAGCCGCTTTCACCGCCGCCGGTATTGCCGGTGCGCCTGTTGTGTTGCAACCGGCCAAAAATGCCGACTTCGGCGATTTCCAAATCAACGGCGTGATGGGTGCGGCCAAACAGGCCAAGCAAAATCCGCGCGAGTTGGCGCAAAAAGTGGCCGATGCGCTGGCCGGCAACGCCGTTATCGAATCCGCCGAAGTAGCCGGCCCCGGCTTTATCAACCTGCGTTTACACGCTGATTTTTTGGCACAAAACATTCAGACGGCCTTAAACGACACCCGCTTGGGCGTGGCTGAAAATGCCGGGCCGAAAACCGTGGTTATCGACTATTCTTCGCCGAATTTGGCCAAAGAAATGCACGTCGGCCATTTGCGCTCGAGCATCATCGGCGACAGCATTTCGCGCGTATTAGAATTTTTAGGCGACAAAGTTATCCGCCAAAACCACGTCGGCGACTGGGGCACACAATTCGGCATGCTGGTGGCCTATATGGTGGAGCAGCAAAAAGACAATGCCGCGTTTGAGCTTGCCGATTTGGAACAATTCTACCGCGCCGCCAAAGTGCGCTTTGACGAAAGCCCGGAATTTGCCGACACCGCCCGCGAATATGTGGTGAAACTGCAAGGCGGCGACGAAACCGTGTCGGCCCTGTGGAAGCAGTTTGTCGAAATTTCCTTAAGCCACGCGCAAGCCGTTTACGACATGCTTGGCCTGAAGCTGCGCCCTGAAGACGTGGCGGGCGAATCGATTTACAACGATGATTTGCAGCCTGTAGTCGATGACTTGGTGGCTCAGGGTTTGGCGGTCGAAGACGACGGCGCGAAAGTGGTGTTTTTGGACGAATTTAAAAACAAAGAAGGCGAACCGGCAGCATTTATCGTGCAAAAACAAGGCGGCGGCTTTTTGTATGCGTCCACCGATTTGGCCTGCGTGCGCCACCGTGTCGGCCGTCTGAAAGGCGAACGTTTGCTGTATGTCGTTGACCACCGCCAAGGTTTGCATTTTGAACAGCTTTTCACCACTTCGCGCAAAGCCGGCTACCTGCCGCAAAACGTAGAAGCGAAATTTATCGGCTTCGGCACCATGATGGGCAAAGACGGCAAGCCGTTCAAAACCCGTTCGGGCGACACGGTGAAGCTGGTGGATTTGCTGGATGAAGCGGTAGAACGCGCCACCGAATTGGTGCAAAGCAAAAACCCTGATTTAAGCGCGGAAGAAGTCGCACAAATCGGCCAAACCGTCGGCATCGGCGCAGTAAAATACGCTGATTTGAGCAAAAACCGCACCAGCGATTATGTGTTCGATTGGGACGCGATGCTGAGCTTCGAAGGCAACACCGCCCCCTACCTGCAATACGCCTACACCCGCGTGCAGAGCGTATTTAAAAAAGCCGGCGATTGGGACGCGGCCGCGTCTTTGGCCTTGGCAGAGCCTTTGGAAAAACAACTGGCGCTGGAATTACTGAAATTTGAAGATGTGTTGCGCAATACTGCCGAGAGCAGCCACCCGCATTACTTGGCCGCCTATCTTTACCAAGTAGCAACACTGTTCTCGCGCTTCTACGAAGCCTGCCCGATTTTGAAAGCCGAAGGCCAAGCGCGCAACACGCGTTTGCAGTTGGCCAAACTCACCGGCAACACGCTGAAACAAGGCTTGGATTTGCTCGGCATTGACACGCTGGACGTAATGTAA
- a CDS encoding excalibur calcium-binding domain-containing protein → MRYYGTIVRWNESRRFGAIREESTENEIFVAFSAFNGDTEGPFEGQRVSFYLANGRQGRSEAQDVRFVDDFDDASSPSYADYRKQGNGSSRAGGVLLTIALVAALLSGGWYGRQAWQSHHTQTVHTTPQPDSMVATIAAQMKAERKAWNQAVKSPASAKPSAKFSCDGRQYCSQMNSREEAEFFIRHCPNTKMDGDNDGIPCENRW, encoded by the coding sequence ATGCGTTATTACGGTACTATTGTCCGTTGGAACGAAAGCCGACGCTTCGGTGCAATACGGGAGGAAAGCACCGAAAACGAAATTTTTGTTGCGTTTTCTGCATTCAACGGCGACACCGAAGGCCCTTTTGAAGGCCAACGGGTTTCCTTTTATCTCGCCAACGGCCGGCAAGGCCGCAGCGAGGCTCAAGATGTCCGCTTTGTCGATGACTTTGATGATGCCTCATCACCATCCTATGCCGATTACCGCAAGCAAGGTAACGGTTCTTCGCGCGCAGGCGGTGTGTTGCTGACGATTGCATTGGTCGCAGCGCTGCTCAGCGGCGGTTGGTACGGCCGGCAGGCTTGGCAAAGCCACCACACGCAAACTGTTCACACCACCCCGCAGCCCGATTCCATGGTCGCCACCATTGCCGCGCAGATGAAAGCCGAGCGCAAAGCATGGAATCAGGCCGTCAAATCACCCGCTTCGGCTAAGCCGTCGGCCAAATTCAGCTGCGACGGGCGACAATATTGTTCGCAAATGAACTCGCGCGAAGAAGCCGAATTCTTTATCCGCCATTGTCCGAACACCAAAATGGATGGCGACAACGACGGCATTCCGTGCGAAAACCGCTGGTAG
- the mnmC gene encoding FAD-dependent 5-carboxymethylaminomethyl-2-thiouridine(34) oxidoreductase MnmC → MNYLAWNSIPTLAELMRTLDSHAKPLYWAVCLPAREIPVFRPSENAGALEQMLAEAIERKIGCLQFNAVNVLANVLPDVHLWLVPSEHAADIQTHFPQALQWQTAPIMQRETALKPWFSPIERKSKPACAIVIGAGIAGAATARELAGHGVRVTVLEAKHIANAGSGNRQGLLYAKISPHQTEQTELLLAGYGYTRRLLADLPYGRHTWGGNGVLHINFNEAERKRNQALGLQRHHAHLYRTVSQQEAAEIAGIDIGSDGLYWPQGVWLNPPALVHALLNHPLIDVHEYTPLLSAEFDGTAWTAHTVQGRFDAGHLIYCMGAHSPKAPERNVSALPFRQIRGQTGIAAASALSAKLRCAVSGESYISPSWQGQHCYGATFVLNSSDETWHQHEESQNRAALHDLNPTLADSLFSDGLNPLAESKGHTALRCDSLDHLPMVGAVGDIAAMQEVYAKLALDKHYRLNDPCPYLPNAWLNTAHGTRGLATAPICAASLAAEILNLPQPLSPRLKAALHPNRAVIRAIVRHQPLL, encoded by the coding sequence ATGAATTACCTTGCTTGGAACAGCATCCCTACACTTGCCGAGCTCATGCGCACGCTCGACAGCCATGCCAAACCGCTTTATTGGGCAGTGTGTCTGCCTGCGCGGGAAATACCGGTATTCAGGCCGTCTGAAAACGCCGGCGCTTTAGAACAAATGCTGGCCGAAGCTATTGAGCGCAAAATCGGCTGCCTGCAATTCAATGCAGTGAATGTGTTGGCCAACGTGTTGCCTGATGTGCATTTGTGGCTGGTGCCGTCTGAACATGCAGCCGATATCCAAACGCATTTTCCTCAAGCCCTGCAATGGCAAACCGCACCGATAATGCAACGGGAAACCGCTTTGAAACCGTGGTTCAGTCCGATTGAACGCAAGTCAAAACCGGCCTGCGCCATCGTCATCGGCGCAGGCATAGCCGGTGCGGCCACCGCACGGGAGCTGGCCGGACACGGCGTACGCGTGACCGTGCTTGAAGCCAAGCATATCGCCAATGCCGGCTCGGGCAACCGCCAAGGTTTGCTGTATGCCAAAATCTCGCCGCACCAGACCGAGCAAACTGAATTGCTGTTGGCGGGCTACGGCTACACGCGGCGGTTGTTGGCCGATTTGCCGTACGGCCGGCACACTTGGGGCGGCAATGGCGTGTTGCACATCAATTTCAACGAGGCCGAACGCAAACGCAATCAGGCATTGGGTTTGCAGCGCCATCATGCGCATTTATACCGCACTGTTTCCCAACAAGAAGCGGCAGAAATCGCAGGGATTGATATCGGTTCAGACGGCCTCTATTGGCCGCAAGGCGTGTGGCTCAATCCGCCTGCTTTGGTGCATGCTTTATTGAATCATCCCTTGATTGACGTGCATGAATACACACCGCTGCTTTCAGCCGAATTTGACGGCACAGCTTGGACGGCACACACTGTACAAGGCCGTTTCGACGCCGGCCATCTAATTTACTGCATGGGCGCACACAGCCCAAAAGCGCCCGAGCGCAACGTTTCCGCACTGCCGTTCCGCCAAATCCGCGGTCAAACCGGTATTGCTGCTGCAAGCGCGTTGTCGGCCAAGCTGCGTTGCGCAGTATCGGGCGAAAGCTACATCAGCCCGAGCTGGCAGGGGCAACACTGCTATGGTGCGACTTTTGTGTTAAACAGCAGCGATGAAACGTGGCATCAACACGAAGAATCACAAAACCGCGCCGCCTTGCATGATTTAAATCCCACTTTGGCCGATTCGCTGTTTTCAGACGGCCTTAACCCTTTGGCCGAATCCAAAGGCCACACGGCTTTGCGTTGCGACAGTTTGGATCATTTGCCGATGGTCGGCGCGGTGGGCGACATTGCCGCCATGCAGGAGGTGTACGCAAAACTGGCTTTAGACAAACATTACCGTCTAAATGACCCCTGCCCTTACCTGCCCAACGCCTGGCTTAACACTGCCCACGGCACGCGCGGCTTAGCGACTGCACCGATTTGCGCCGCATCTCTGGCGGCGGAAATCTTAAACCTGCCGCAACCTTTGTCGCCACGCCTGAAAGCCGCGCTGCACCCCAACCGTGCCGTAATTCGGGCGATTGTGCGCCATCAGCCGCTGTTATGA
- a CDS encoding phosphoribosylanthranilate isomerase has translation MTRIRTKICGFTRPEDARVAAQLGVDAVGLVFFADSKRAVDIQQAQAVVAALPPFVTVAALFVNETAGQIRETLRQVPIDVIQFHGDEDDGFCRQFDRPYLKAVRVQSAADIQTASSRFPHARAVLFDAYHPDEYGGTGLQFDWKLLADYRDKPWVLAGGLNAGNVAEAVQISGAAAVDVSGGVESSGGIKDAEKMAAFLRAVAKAGRGDE, from the coding sequence ATGACCCGAATCCGAACCAAAATCTGCGGCTTTACCCGCCCCGAAGACGCACGCGTTGCGGCGCAGTTGGGCGTAGATGCCGTCGGGCTGGTGTTTTTTGCCGACAGCAAACGCGCGGTCGATATTCAACAGGCGCAAGCGGTCGTGGCTGCTTTGCCGCCGTTTGTGACGGTGGCGGCACTGTTTGTCAACGAAACGGCCGGGCAAATCCGCGAAACGCTGCGCCAAGTGCCGATTGATGTGATTCAGTTTCACGGCGATGAGGACGATGGATTTTGCCGCCAGTTTGACCGCCCCTATTTAAAAGCCGTGCGCGTGCAAAGCGCGGCAGACATTCAGACGGCCTCAAGCAGATTCCCCCATGCCCGCGCAGTGTTGTTTGACGCATATCACCCCGACGAATACGGCGGCACGGGTTTGCAGTTCGACTGGAAACTGCTCGCCGATTACCGCGACAAACCGTGGGTGTTGGCAGGCGGCTTGAATGCCGGCAATGTGGCCGAAGCGGTTCAAATCAGCGGCGCGGCGGCGGTAGACGTGTCCGGCGGAGTGGAAAGCAGCGGCGGCATTAAAGATGCGGAAAAAATGGCGGCGTTTTTGCGAGCCGTGGCAAAAGCGGGGCGCGGTGATGAGTAG
- a CDS encoding DNA glycosylase: protein MSSKSIVETHPFPPILPPNATAMMMGTFPPKDDKRAMQFHYPNFQNDMWRIYGEVFFGDKTHFQRPSEKAFDAEKIIAFLHERGIASCPTVCKAVREQDNASDKFLKVVEAVDLAAVLHKLPHCRHLFTTGGKATEVLLGLLPEKTVLPKTGETIDYVYQGRALTLTRLPSTSRAYPLGFDKKTAAYRAFFEFAGLL from the coding sequence ATGAGTAGCAAATCCATCGTTGAAACCCATCCTTTCCCGCCGATTCTGCCGCCCAACGCCACGGCGATGATGATGGGCACGTTTCCGCCCAAAGACGACAAACGCGCTATGCAGTTTCATTATCCGAATTTTCAGAATGATATGTGGCGCATTTACGGCGAAGTGTTTTTCGGCGACAAAACGCATTTCCAAAGGCCGTCTGAAAAAGCCTTTGATGCAGAAAAGATTATTGCTTTTTTGCATGAGCGCGGCATTGCGTCTTGCCCGACGGTGTGCAAAGCCGTGCGCGAACAGGACAACGCTTCGGATAAGTTTTTGAAAGTGGTCGAAGCGGTGGATTTGGCGGCGGTGTTGCACAAGCTGCCGCATTGCAGGCATTTGTTCACTACCGGCGGCAAAGCCACGGAAGTGTTGCTCGGTTTGCTGCCGGAGAAGACTGTATTGCCGAAAACAGGCGAAACCATCGATTATGTGTACCAAGGCCGCGCTTTAACGCTCACACGATTGCCGTCTACTTCACGCGCGTATCCTTTGGGTTTTGACAAGAAAACGGCGGCGTATCGGGCGTTTTTTGAGTTTGCCGGGTTATTATAA
- the trpB gene encoding tryptophan synthase subunit beta, which produces MQNYQAPDQQGFFGEHGGLYVSETLIPALEELKQAYTEAKQDPEFWAAFEHDLKHYVGRPSPVYHAERLSGHLGGAQIWLKREDLNHTGAHKVNNTIGQALLAKRMGKKRVIAETGAGQHGVASATVAARFGMTCDVYMGADDIQRQMPNVFRMKLLGANVVGVESGSRTLKDAMNEAMREWVARADDTFYIIGTAAGPAPYPEMVRDFQCVIGNEAKKQMQEAIGRQPDVAVACVGGGSNAIGLFHPYIGEENVRLIGVEAGGHGVDTPEHAAPISSRAPIGVLHGFRSYLMQDEDGQILGTHSVSAGLDYPGIGPEHSHLHDIGRVEYTVANDEAALNAFDLLCQFEGIIPALESSHALAWAVENAPKMDKSQVILVNLSGRGDKDINTVATLKGIEL; this is translated from the coding sequence ATGCAAAATTATCAAGCACCCGACCAACAGGGATTTTTCGGCGAACACGGCGGTCTGTATGTATCGGAAACGCTCATTCCCGCGTTGGAAGAGTTGAAACAGGCTTACACCGAAGCGAAGCAGGATCCTGAATTTTGGGCGGCATTCGAGCATGATTTGAAACATTATGTCGGCCGCCCGAGTCCTGTTTATCATGCCGAGCGTTTGAGCGGGCATTTGGGCGGTGCGCAGATTTGGTTGAAACGCGAAGACTTAAACCACACCGGCGCGCATAAAGTCAACAACACCATCGGTCAGGCTTTGCTGGCCAAACGCATGGGCAAAAAGCGCGTGATTGCGGAAACAGGCGCCGGCCAGCACGGCGTGGCTTCGGCTACCGTAGCGGCGCGTTTCGGCATGACTTGCGACGTGTACATGGGCGCCGACGATATTCAGCGTCAAATGCCGAATGTGTTCCGCATGAAATTATTGGGTGCCAACGTAGTCGGCGTGGAAAGCGGCAGCCGCACGTTGAAAGATGCGATGAACGAAGCCATGCGTGAATGGGTCGCACGCGCGGACGATACTTTCTATATCATCGGCACCGCCGCCGGCCCTGCGCCTTATCCTGAAATGGTGCGTGATTTCCAATGCGTTATCGGCAACGAAGCGAAAAAACAAATGCAGGAAGCCATCGGCCGCCAGCCTGATGTGGCCGTGGCCTGTGTGGGCGGCGGCTCGAATGCGATTGGCTTGTTCCACCCCTATATCGGCGAAGAAAACGTGCGCTTGATTGGCGTGGAAGCGGGCGGCCATGGTGTGGATACGCCGGAACACGCCGCGCCGATTAGTTCTCGCGCACCGATAGGCGTGTTGCACGGCTTCCGCAGCTATCTGATGCAAGATGAAGATGGCCAGATTTTGGGCACACATTCGGTATCGGCCGGTTTGGATTATCCGGGGATTGGTCCCGAACACAGCCACCTGCACGACATCGGCCGCGTGGAATACACCGTTGCCAATGATGAAGCGGCTTTGAATGCGTTTGATTTGTTGTGCCAATTCGAAGGCATTATTCCGGCCTTGGAATCCAGCCATGCTTTGGCTTGGGCAGTGGAAAATGCGCCGAAAATGGACAAAAGCCAAGTGATTTTGGTGAACTTGTCCGGCCGTGGCGACAAAGACATCAATACCGTGGCGACATTAAAAGGCATTGAATTGTAA
- the ubiA gene encoding 4-hydroxybenzoate octaprenyltransferase — protein MNIRRLLLRFLPRYAVGRILIYSRLMRVEKPIGTLLLLWPTYWAMWVAAEGHPGYIIFLSFTIGTFLMRSAGCVINDYADRDFDGAVERTKNRPFARGQVSKAEALLLTLILCLLAAMCLVPMNSLTWLMSLPALFLAMTYPFTKRFFPIPQFYLGLAFSFGIPMAFAAITNDVPPVAWLIFVANALWTLAYDTIYAMADKEDDLKIGIKTSAVTFGRHDIEAVMLCHFWFTALMVVLGLQIGATWPYWLMLPVTAWWQVNQYHAIKTRDRQVCFRTFLENNRIGLAWFLGLVGHYLWKLV, from the coding sequence ATGAACATTAGACGATTACTCCTGCGCTTTTTACCGCGCTATGCCGTTGGGCGTATTTTGATTTACTCGCGGCTGATGCGTGTGGAAAAACCCATCGGCACCTTATTATTGCTGTGGCCGACTTATTGGGCGATGTGGGTGGCTGCCGAAGGTCATCCCGGATACATCATTTTTCTCTCCTTTACCATCGGCACGTTTCTCATGCGCAGTGCCGGTTGCGTGATTAATGATTATGCCGACCGCGATTTTGACGGCGCAGTCGAGCGCACCAAAAACCGCCCGTTTGCGCGCGGACAAGTCAGTAAAGCCGAAGCTTTGCTGTTGACCTTGATTTTGTGTTTGCTGGCGGCGATGTGTTTGGTGCCGATGAACTCGCTGACTTGGCTGATGAGCTTGCCGGCCTTGTTTTTGGCGATGACTTACCCGTTTACCAAGCGTTTTTTCCCGATTCCGCAATTTTATTTGGGCTTGGCATTTTCATTCGGTATACCGATGGCGTTTGCCGCGATTACCAATGACGTGCCGCCGGTTGCATGGCTGATTTTTGTCGCCAATGCCTTATGGACTTTGGCTTACGACACGATTTACGCCATGGCCGATAAGGAAGACGATTTGAAAATCGGCATCAAAACATCAGCCGTCACTTTCGGCCGGCATGATATTGAGGCGGTGATGTTGTGCCATTTTTGGTTTACTGCGCTGATGGTGGTACTGGGTTTGCAAATCGGCGCCACATGGCCTTATTGGCTGATGCTGCCTGTGACCGCTTGGTGGCAGGTTAACCAATACCATGCGATTAAAACGCGCGACCGCCAAGTATGTTTCCGCACTTTTTTGGAAAACAACCGCATAGGCTTGGCTTGGTTTTTAGGTTTGGTCGGCCATTATTTGTGGAAGTTGGTTTGA
- the ptsN gene encoding PTS IIA-like nitrogen regulatory protein PtsN — protein sequence MSLIGEILPLSHIELDVEVSSKKRLFEQVGLLLENEAGLPRADVFECLFAREKLGTTGLGQGVAIPHGRDACVQKAVGAFIRTKEPISFDAPDGKPVSLVFVLLVPENATGEHLEVLSKLAGKFSQKAVREALMTASDAEEVQKLLTEE from the coding sequence ATGAGCCTGATTGGCGAAATTCTACCGTTGTCCCATATTGAATTGGATGTGGAAGTCAGCAGCAAAAAGCGCTTGTTCGAGCAAGTCGGCTTGTTGTTGGAAAACGAAGCAGGGCTGCCGCGCGCAGATGTATTCGAATGCCTGTTTGCCCGCGAAAAATTAGGCACTACCGGTTTAGGACAGGGCGTGGCGATTCCGCATGGCCGCGATGCCTGCGTGCAAAAAGCAGTAGGCGCGTTTATCCGTACCAAAGAGCCGATTTCTTTCGACGCACCCGACGGCAAACCGGTTTCGCTGGTGTTTGTGCTGCTGGTGCCGGAAAACGCCACCGGTGAGCATTTGGAAGTATTGTCGAAACTGGCCGGCAAGTTTTCCCAAAAAGCCGTACGCGAAGCCTTGATGACGGCTTCCGATGCCGAAGAAGTGCAAAAATTATTAACTGAAGAGTAA
- the hprK gene encoding HPr(Ser) kinase/phosphatase — translation MPSISVRRLYSDNQHKLQLAWAAGNSGADNRIGVEADKPVLALVGHLNFIHPNQIQVVGVAEAEYLNRLESGELNYDFGELFDIPMALVIVANGLPVSSKLRDYCHTNSIPLLTSKLESPYLMDVLRIYLQRTLATSVTKHGVFLDVFEIGVLITGHSGLGKSELALELISRGHSLIADDAVELFRTGPEVLEGRCPPMLRDFLEVRGLGVLNIRHIFGETSIRPKKILQLIINLIPADDEYMKQLDRLSIRTETESILNVNVRSVMLPVAVGRNLSVLVEAAVRNYILQLRGKDSTREFLERHQTLLKENEQSHENSIN, via the coding sequence ATGCCGAGTATATCCGTCCGCCGTCTGTATTCCGATAATCAGCACAAGCTGCAATTGGCTTGGGCCGCAGGTAATTCAGGCGCGGATAACCGTATCGGTGTTGAGGCCGACAAGCCCGTTTTGGCGCTGGTCGGCCATTTGAATTTTATCCACCCCAATCAGATTCAAGTGGTGGGGGTGGCCGAAGCCGAATACCTTAATCGCTTGGAATCGGGCGAGCTCAATTACGATTTTGGCGAATTATTTGATATTCCGATGGCCTTGGTGATTGTTGCCAACGGCTTGCCCGTGTCGTCGAAATTGCGCGATTATTGTCACACCAACAGCATTCCGCTACTCACTTCCAAGTTGGAAAGCCCGTATTTGATGGATGTGTTGCGGATTTACCTGCAACGCACGCTGGCTACATCGGTCACCAAACACGGCGTATTTTTGGATGTATTTGAAATTGGTGTGTTGATTACCGGCCATTCCGGCTTGGGTAAAAGCGAACTGGCTTTGGAGCTGATTTCACGCGGCCACAGCCTGATTGCCGACGATGCCGTCGAATTGTTCCGTACCGGTCCCGAAGTATTGGAAGGCCGCTGCCCGCCGATGTTGCGTGACTTTTTGGAAGTTCGCGGCTTGGGCGTGTTGAATATCCGTCATATTTTCGGCGAGACCTCGATTCGTCCGAAAAAGATCCTACAATTAATCATTAACCTCATTCCGGCCGACGACGAATACATGAAGCAGCTTGACCGCTTGAGTATTCGTACCGAAACCGAATCCATTCTCAACGTCAATGTCCGATCGGTCATGCTGCCTGTGGCAGTGGGTCGAAACTTGTCGGTATTGGTTGAAGCTGCGGTGCGCAATTATATTTTGCAGTTGCGCGGAAAAGACAGCACGCGAGAATTTTTAGAACGCCATCAAACACTGCTGAAAGAAAACGAACAAAGCCATGAAAATAGTATTAATTAG
- the rapZ gene encoding RNase adapter RapZ translates to MKIVLISGLSGSGKSVALKQLEDLGYYCVDNLPLELMPSLVSHHVARDEVDSLGVSVDIRSKIDIDQTEEQIQYLREQGHQVEVLFIEAEESVLVRRFSETRRGHPLSGHNLTLLESLREERAWLFPLRQMAYCIDTSKMNAQQLRYAVQQWLNIERHGLLVILESFGFKYGVPNNVDFMFDMRSLPNPYYDPELRPFNGMDKEIQDYLDQQRLAQEMVNDIDQFINRWLPRMQQESRSYVTIGIGCTGGQHRSVYVVEKLAERLAGKYELLVRHRQAQNLSGR, encoded by the coding sequence ATGAAAATAGTATTAATTAGCGGTCTTTCCGGTTCGGGAAAATCTGTTGCCCTCAAGCAACTGGAAGACTTAGGTTATTACTGTGTCGACAATCTGCCTCTGGAGTTAATGCCCTCATTGGTGTCGCATCACGTTGCGCGCGATGAAGTGGATAGCTTGGGCGTGAGTGTCGATATCCGTTCCAAAATTGATATTGATCAGACCGAAGAGCAAATCCAATATTTGCGCGAACAAGGCCATCAAGTTGAAGTGTTGTTCATTGAAGCAGAAGAGAGCGTGTTGGTGCGTCGCTTTTCCGAAACCCGTCGAGGCCACCCATTATCCGGCCACAATTTAACCTTGCTCGAAAGCCTGCGCGAAGAACGCGCATGGTTGTTTCCATTGCGTCAGATGGCCTATTGCATCGACACATCAAAAATGAACGCGCAGCAATTGCGCTATGCCGTGCAACAATGGCTCAACATTGAGCGCCACGGTTTATTGGTGATTTTGGAATCGTTCGGTTTCAAATACGGCGTGCCGAACAATGTCGATTTTATGTTCGACATGCGCAGCCTGCCCAACCCTTATTATGACCCTGAATTGCGCCCATTTAACGGCATGGATAAAGAAATTCAGGATTATCTCGACCAGCAGCGGCTGGCGCAAGAAATGGTGAACGACATCGACCAATTTATTAACCGCTGGTTACCGCGCATGCAGCAGGAAAGCCGCAGCTATGTCACCATCGGCATCGGCTGCACCGGCGGGCAACACCGCTCTGTGTATGTGGTGGAAAAACTGGCCGAACGTTTGGCCGGAAAATACGAATTACTGGTGCGCCACCGCCAAGCGCAAAACCTTTCCGGCCGTTAA
- a CDS encoding protocatechuate 3,4-dioxygenase, protein MTAKIVFPLCAALVLAACNTTTVSPYRWHQVGMSESDVARQQRTCISQANQDAKQGKQPKSLEQCMDEAGYYRYITGNM, encoded by the coding sequence ATGACTGCAAAAATTGTATTTCCATTATGCGCTGCCTTAGTGCTGGCTGCCTGTAACACCACCACCGTCAGCCCTTACCGTTGGCACCAGGTCGGCATGAGCGAAAGCGATGTTGCCCGCCAGCAGCGCACCTGCATTTCACAAGCTAATCAGGATGCCAAACAAGGCAAGCAGCCTAAATCGCTGGAACAATGCATGGATGAGGCCGGCTATTACCGCTACATTACCGGCAATATGTAA